The following proteins are co-located in the Microbacterium sp. Clip185 genome:
- a CDS encoding DUF427 domain-containing protein gives MKALLGDTVLAEAPKEDLIRIEGNWYFPPASIAEGVLVDSPTPYTCPWKGAAHYFTVTADGRELTDRAWSYPEPYPGAIEKVGADFSGYVAFWKEVEVTE, from the coding sequence ATGAAAGCTCTTTTGGGTGACACGGTGCTCGCGGAGGCTCCGAAGGAAGATCTGATCCGCATCGAGGGCAACTGGTACTTCCCGCCGGCGAGCATCGCCGAGGGCGTCCTCGTCGACAGCCCGACGCCGTACACCTGTCCGTGGAAGGGCGCGGCCCACTACTTCACGGTGACCGCTGACGGCCGCGAGCTCACCGACCGCGCATGGTCGTACCCCGAGCCCTACCCGGGTGCGATCGAGAAGGTCGGTGCGGATTTCTCGGGATACGTGGCCTTCTGGAAAGAAGTCGAGGTCACCGAGTGA
- a CDS encoding GNAT family N-acetyltransferase, with product MSAHDLIARQHEGPVDAASGARLASDGLRLVCLADDDGRAFDGWQAAVTRGFLGDEPSDVQRETGRGLRGHRRMIAVLDDSIPQPEVPVGTLASWVAELSVPGGVVDSCAISSVTVAPTHRRRGIWRAMMEGELRTAAALGLPVASLTVSESTLYGRFGFAQAVTAASIEIDVKRASWAGPAPSGRVDFIPRERWREHAPELFDSIRRVTPGEAEMPRGHLDRFAGTRADAEKPGHTRAVQYTAASGEITGLALYSVEENHDDFTRSSVTIANLMAADADAYAGLWRFFIEMDLIGTVRASELAVDEPLLWMISDRRAATLTLRDHHYLRVLDTPALLGSRRYEGAGSVVLDVHDPLDLAGGRFRLTVGEDGAASVARTEDAAGARLGVAELAAIVLGQVSAVTLAAAGRIHAEDPVALARLFGWHRPVRLSYWY from the coding sequence ATGTCTGCCCACGACCTCATCGCCCGTCAGCACGAGGGCCCCGTCGACGCCGCATCCGGCGCCCGTCTGGCGAGCGACGGCCTGCGGCTCGTGTGTCTCGCCGACGACGACGGTCGTGCGTTCGACGGGTGGCAGGCCGCCGTCACCCGCGGCTTCCTCGGCGACGAGCCCAGCGACGTGCAGCGCGAGACGGGCCGGGGGCTTCGCGGACACCGACGGATGATCGCGGTGCTCGATGATTCGATTCCGCAGCCCGAGGTCCCCGTGGGAACCCTGGCGTCGTGGGTGGCGGAACTGTCCGTTCCCGGCGGTGTCGTCGACTCCTGCGCGATCAGCTCCGTCACGGTGGCGCCCACTCACCGTCGTCGCGGCATCTGGCGCGCCATGATGGAGGGGGAGCTGCGCACGGCCGCGGCCCTGGGCCTGCCGGTGGCGAGCCTCACCGTGAGCGAGTCCACGCTCTACGGACGGTTCGGCTTCGCGCAGGCCGTGACCGCGGCGAGCATCGAGATCGACGTGAAGCGCGCCTCTTGGGCGGGACCCGCACCCTCCGGTCGGGTGGACTTCATCCCCCGTGAGCGCTGGCGGGAGCACGCCCCGGAGCTGTTCGACTCGATCCGGCGGGTTACTCCGGGCGAGGCCGAGATGCCGCGCGGACACCTGGACCGCTTCGCGGGCACCCGGGCCGATGCCGAGAAGCCCGGGCACACCCGCGCCGTGCAGTACACGGCCGCATCCGGCGAGATCACGGGGCTCGCGCTGTACTCCGTCGAGGAGAACCACGACGACTTCACCCGCTCGAGCGTCACGATCGCGAACCTGATGGCGGCGGATGCGGATGCCTACGCGGGTCTGTGGCGCTTCTTCATCGAGATGGATCTCATCGGGACAGTTCGTGCCAGTGAGCTGGCCGTCGACGAGCCGCTGCTGTGGATGATCTCGGATCGGCGCGCGGCTACCCTCACCCTCCGCGACCACCACTACCTGCGCGTGCTCGATACGCCCGCCTTGCTGGGCTCGCGTCGCTACGAGGGGGCGGGCTCGGTCGTGCTCGACGTGCACGACCCGCTGGATCTCGCGGGCGGTCGGTTCCGCCTGACGGTCGGCGAGGACGGTGCCGCATCGGTCGCCAGGACCGAGGATGCCGCCGGCGCGCGCCTGGGCGTCGCGGAGCTCGCGGCGATCGTGCTCGGTCAGGTCTCGGCGGTGACGCTGGCCGCAGCGGGTCGCATCCACGCGGAGGATCCGGTGGCGCTGGCCCGCCTGTTCGGCTGGCACCGACCCGTCCGCCTGAGCTACTGGTACTGA
- a CDS encoding 4-(cytidine 5'-diphospho)-2-C-methyl-D-erythritol kinase, whose amino-acid sequence MSISRASSRVHVRAPGKINVFLEVGQVQDDGYHDVASAYQAVSAFEDVWATPADTISVEVTGSVDVAGVPLDDRNLAVRAARLLAAETGHRGGVHLEIHKGVPVAGGMGGGSADAAATLLACDALWDTRLGTPQLHALAARLGADVPFALMGGTAVGVGRGDELSPALARGRFDWVIVTSQDGLSTPEVYRALDEHRARHALDISPASRRPLVDNDVLHALRAGDAAMLASSARNDLQVAALALRPGLGDVLEAGEREGALVGLVSGSGPTLAFLAADAEAAIELQIVLSASGHVAHHVHGPVPGARIID is encoded by the coding sequence GTGAGCATCTCGCGAGCGTCGTCGCGCGTCCATGTGCGCGCCCCGGGGAAGATCAACGTCTTCCTCGAGGTCGGTCAGGTGCAGGATGACGGCTACCACGACGTCGCGAGCGCGTACCAGGCGGTGTCGGCCTTCGAGGATGTCTGGGCGACGCCGGCCGACACGATCAGCGTCGAGGTGACGGGCTCGGTCGATGTGGCAGGAGTGCCGCTCGACGACCGCAACCTCGCCGTCCGTGCCGCGCGACTGCTCGCGGCTGAAACCGGCCACCGGGGCGGGGTGCACCTCGAGATCCACAAGGGCGTCCCTGTCGCGGGCGGCATGGGAGGCGGGTCCGCCGATGCGGCGGCGACTCTTCTCGCCTGCGACGCCCTCTGGGACACCCGGTTGGGGACGCCGCAGCTCCATGCGCTCGCCGCGCGGCTGGGAGCCGATGTTCCGTTCGCCCTCATGGGCGGCACCGCGGTCGGTGTCGGACGCGGTGACGAACTGAGCCCGGCGCTCGCCCGAGGGCGCTTCGACTGGGTGATCGTGACGAGCCAGGACGGACTGTCGACACCCGAGGTGTACCGGGCGCTCGACGAGCATCGCGCCCGTCACGCGCTCGACATCTCACCGGCCTCGCGTCGGCCGCTGGTCGACAACGACGTGCTCCACGCACTGCGGGCGGGGGATGCGGCCATGCTCGCCTCATCCGCTCGCAACGACCTGCAGGTCGCGGCGCTGGCCCTGCGTCCGGGGCTCGGCGACGTCCTCGAGGCGGGGGAGCGCGAGGGTGCGCTCGTGGGCCTGGTCTCGGGTTCCGGTCCCACCCTCGCGTTCCTCGCCGCCGACGCCGAGGCGGCGATCGAGCTGCAGATCGTGCTCAGCGCGAGCGGGCACGTCGCCCATCACGTGCACGGGCCCGTGCCCGGTGCCCGAATCATCGACTGA
- a CDS encoding aldo/keto reductase — translation MDYRQVGRSGLYLPPISLGLWWNFGDNVAFDKQREILRHSFDSGITHFDLADNYGPPYGAAETNFGRMMREDFGRYRDELIISSKAGWDMWPGPYGDYASRKHILAGAEQSLKRMNLDYVDIFYSHRVDPVTPIEETIGALDTLVRQGKALYVGISSYSAERTAVASAVARSLGTPLVIHQPAYSILNRWVEDGLTGVLRQEEMSAIAFTPLAQGLLTGKYLGDGRGHRSQTRSSLPDKPLSHATIAALRGLNVVAKERGQTLAQMAIQWVLREPTVASALIGASSVEQIDENLAALAGPAFDTEELERIDALAEGIDVDLWAVSSKL, via the coding sequence CAGCGCGAGATCCTCCGCCACTCCTTCGACAGCGGCATCACGCACTTCGACCTCGCCGACAACTACGGCCCGCCGTACGGCGCCGCGGAGACGAACTTCGGACGCATGATGCGCGAGGACTTCGGTCGCTACCGCGACGAGCTGATCATCTCGTCCAAGGCGGGGTGGGACATGTGGCCGGGCCCCTACGGCGACTACGCCTCGCGCAAGCACATCCTCGCGGGTGCCGAGCAGTCCCTGAAGCGGATGAACCTCGACTACGTCGACATCTTCTACTCGCACCGCGTCGACCCGGTGACCCCGATCGAGGAGACCATCGGTGCCCTCGACACGCTCGTGCGCCAGGGCAAGGCGCTCTACGTCGGCATCTCGTCGTACAGCGCTGAGCGCACCGCCGTGGCCTCGGCCGTGGCACGTAGCCTCGGCACGCCGCTCGTGATCCACCAGCCCGCGTACTCGATCCTCAACCGCTGGGTCGAGGACGGCCTGACCGGCGTGCTGCGTCAGGAGGAGATGTCGGCCATCGCCTTCACACCGTTGGCGCAGGGGCTGCTCACGGGCAAGTACCTCGGCGACGGCCGCGGTCATCGCTCGCAGACGCGAAGCTCATTGCCCGACAAGCCGCTCTCTCACGCCACGATCGCGGCGCTTCGCGGGCTGAACGTCGTGGCGAAGGAGCGGGGTCAGACCCTCGCCCAGATGGCCATCCAGTGGGTGCTGCGCGAGCCGACGGTCGCATCCGCTCTCATCGGCGCATCGAGCGTCGAGCAGATCGACGAGAACCTCGCAGCTCTGGCCGGACCCGCGTTCGACACGGAAGAGCTGGAGCGCATCGACGCCCTCGCGGAGGGCATCGACGTCGACCTCTGGGCGGTGTCCTCGAAACTGTGA